In Solanum lycopersicum chromosome 5, SLM_r2.1, the following are encoded in one genomic region:
- the LOC101266635 gene encoding 24-methylenesterol C-methyltransferase 2-like, with protein sequence MEFFKELLTIFFTTALLFGGGFCYCTFLLGSGEQRGKRAVQLSGGSLPKEKVQEGYDRYSSFFESGPNGKEMDSSDKVPALVDTFYDLVTDIYEWGWGQSFHFSPRIRGKSHNDATRIHEEMAVNLLNVEPGARVLDVGCGVGGPMRAIAAHSGANVVGITINEYQVERARAHNKKAGLDSMCEVVCGNFLKMPFDDNSFEGAYSIEATCHAPKLEEVYGEIYRVLKPGSFYVSYEWVTTELYNPDDPEHVEIVRGIERGDALPGLRSYKDIANIATKVGFEVIKESDLAKPPAEPWWTRLKMGRIAYWRNHVMVTMLSWLGIAPKGVVDVHDMLLVTADYLTKGGEIGIFTPMHMILCRKPE encoded by the coding sequence ATGGAATTTTTTAAGGAATtacttactattttttttaccaCCGCCCTTCTTTTTGGCGGTGGATTTTGTTATTGTACTTTCCTTTTAGGCTCTGGGGAGCAAAGGGGTAAAAGGGCAGTTCAACTTTCTGGTGGTTCTTTACCTAAAGAGAAAGTTCAAGAAGGGTATGATCGATATTCGTCATTTTTTGAGAGTGGCCCTAACGGAAAAGAAATGGACTCCTCCGACAAAGTCCCCGCCCTTGTTGACACATTTTATGATCTCGTCACCGATATATACGAGTGGGGTTGGGGCCAGTCTTTCCACTTCTCTCCTCGTATACGGGGGAAATCCCATAACGATGCCACGCGTATTCATGAGGAAATGGCGGTTAATCTCTTGAATGTGGAGCCCGGAGCCCGTGTCCTTGATGTTGGTTGTGGGGTTGGTGGCCCAATGCGGGCCATCGCGGCCCACTCAGGTGCTAATGTTGTTGGAATCACTATTAATGAGTACCAAGTGGAACGGGCCCGGGCCCACAACAAAAAGGCCGGGCTTGACTCTATGTGTGAGGTTGTTTGTGGTAATTTCCTAAAAATGCCCTTTGATGACAATAGTTTCGAGGGAGCATACTCCATCGAAGCTACATGTCATGCACCTAAGCTTGAAGAAGTATATGGAGAAATCTACCGGGTATTAAAGCCCGGATCATTCTATGTTTCCTATGAGTGGGTCACAACTGAATTATACAACCCTGACGATCCTGAACATGTGGAGATAGTTCGAGGGATTGAAAGAGGAGATGCATTGCCTGGGTTGAGAAGCTACAAGGACATTGCTAACATCGCAACCAAAGTAGGTTTTGAGGTGATTAAAGAGAGCGATTTAGCTAAACCACCCGCAGAGCCATGGTGGACACGGCTCAAGATGGGGAGGATCGCTTACTGGAGGAACCATGTCATGGTAACCATGCTTTCTTGGCTCGGGATCGCCCCTAAGGGCGTCGTTGATGTCCACGACATGTTGTTAGTGACAGCTGATTATTTGACTAAAGGAGGTGAAATTGGCATTTTCACTCCTATGCATATGATTCTATGCAGGAAGCCAGAATAA